Within the Dermacentor silvarum isolate Dsil-2018 chromosome 8, BIME_Dsil_1.4, whole genome shotgun sequence genome, the region tatatatatatatatatatatatatatatatatatatatatatatatatatatatataatctgatGAAGTCCGGCCCccgccgaaacgtcagtaaagtcttgttatgtttttctaCGTGCTTCTATGTTGTTCTTAACAAAACGAcccaaaatatatatatatatatatataatatatatatatatatataatatatatatatatatatatataataatatagtcgaactggatatatcgaacccacaatACATTTGAGTATATGGAACGCTGTGTAAAAATCCCGCTTGAAAATTTCTGCATCAAATTTTTATTTTCTATATTgtattacctatatatcgaacttttttgtgatctccTTCTGATTCGATAtaaccgggttcgactgtacagagagagagagagagagagagaaagagagaatgaaatGAGCATGGTGCTCATGACCATGCGAACCTGATCTCCAGCATAGAATAAAGAGAACTCATTTATTGGTGTGCCGTTTCCTTTATTCGGCAACATAATACAATGGCTCATTCAAGCGAGCGCGTTCCAGGTCGCCTGCATCGCCTCTTTGATGGTGTCTCGCATCTTCTCGAGTTCGGCGATTCTCTGCAGGGCGCCGTTGGTCTCCGATACGATGTCTAAGACGGCCTTTTTCTTCTCCTCTAAGCGGCGTCTCTCACACTTTACGAACTCCTCGACCACCTCTGCCACCTTAAAAATAGAgaagagaagaaaacaaaattggcAATCTCCACCGCACATGATGTCTACGTAATGCGAATCATTCTTAATTTCGAAAGAACGGTTGTATGATTAATGTAACTGCTGTGTAGCGAACGGTTACGTAGAGATATTATATGCCGCAGTGTTCATATTTAGAATAATTAGGTGAGAATATGTTTATAATTGCAAGatataagattgaaagcaaactaaaacgcgcgcgcgcgcacacacacacacacacacacacacacacacacacacacacacacacacacacacacacacacacacacacacacacacacacacacacacacacacacacacacacacacacacacacacacacacacacacacacacacacacacacacacacacacacacacacacacacacacacacacacacacacacacacacacacgccctcGGCATAAAGTGAATCGCAATAATAGATGTGAAGTGTTAAATAACCTGAATACCTGGCAATAATTCAAGGAACACGCACGATCAGGCGGGACCTAAGAATACGGTCGCAATTATAGCGAATAACGTACTGCCGATGAAGCGAATAAAGATAATTGCAACGCAGCCCAGACCTTCACCGCAACGGTTTCCTGTATGCCGGACAGGTACAGCTCCAGGATCTCATTCTGCTGTTCAATCTCGCTCAAAATCTTTTTGAATTCTTCGCAGATCCTCCCCAAGTTGTCGCTGGGCTCCTTGTCTCCGCCAACTTGAGGAGATGGTACTCGTTGACGGGAGGATGGGTTCTAAATGGAGAAAAAACGAGCAGAATAAGCATGAATGGAATGTTATTTCATTTGGCTTGTTTACTCACGGTACCTGAACGACCGGAGCCATTTCAGCATCGTAGGACAGGCCATCCTCGCTGCCTTCTTGCGGACGCTCGACGCGGCGTTTCGTGCCTATTTGACTCATTTTGTCCGAATAGTTTAGCGTTCCGTTAAACACTGAATTCCGCTGTTGCTGCAATCTACAAAGGAACCCTACCAAATATGATCGTAGCGAGCTTTTCTGGCTGTGACAATGGCGCACAAGCTACAgaagctgtcgtctgctacactaCATCGTTACAGAGTCGTGATTGCGGCATGTCGGAAATTTAAAATAGGTTCTTTGCTGCTGCGTTGCTTAATCTGTGCGAGTCGCAAGGAATTATGACTTTGAAAGAAACAGTGATACAAATAAAACCGTTTCAAAAAGTGGCGCTGCTGAGGTTTAGGCGATTACAGTGTCATCTACCGGAAGAGAAACAAAGCGTACGCTGCACGCCACACGGCCTTCGAGATCGCAACGCCACACGGCAACGCGCCGCCGTCTTTTGCAATGCGCTGGCACGCGTGAGAGTAGTGGAAGCCGAATAAATAATtacatatataaataaaaaactaaaaaataactaaagccatgctttttttttcgtttttattttcctAAATTTCGACGCACTGCACTGTTTCCGGTTCTTATTTCCATACGAAAATTGTGTGTTAAACTTTTCAGACGTGATGTACGATGTGTTGCAGAGCTTACGAAGCTTGCTTGCAGAATTTTGCACCCCTCCCCTTCTCCCCCAACCCTACCCGCAGGGCTTGAAGTCTCCCTTCCGTGGAGGGGGCTCATAGGGCGGCGCGCACACTCACGTACGCTCATATACTCATATACGTATGGAACTTTGTGCCaccaaacattgacaccaaggacagcataggggaaaaaAACTTCTAcgtactaattgaattaaagaaatcataaattaatagaaatgaaaatggatgaaaaaacaactgtccacaggtggggaacgaacccacgtcttcgcaatgtttgttggcttcttatgatatatatatatatatatatatatatagagagagagagagagagagagccctgGTGTTATACGTGCCAAATTAAACCCCGATATGATTGAGGCACGTCGCAtagagggactccggaataattttgagcacctggggttcttcaacgtgcacccagcGCACATGGTACACggtgcatttcgcccacatcgaaatgcgaccgGGAATCTTACCCAATATTTataatctgtatctctccaacgTACAATAAAGACAATATTGTTGTACG harbors:
- the LOC119462120 gene encoding uncharacterized protein LOC119462120, which encodes MSQIGTKRRVERPQEGSEDGLSYDAEMAPVVQNPSSRQRVPSPQVGGDKEPSDNLGRICEEFKKILSEIEQQNEILELYLSGIQETVAVKVAEVVEEFVKCERRRLEEKKKAVLDIVSETNGALQRIAELEKMRDTIKEAMQATWNALA